A genomic window from Thunnus thynnus chromosome 12, fThuThy2.1, whole genome shotgun sequence includes:
- the espnlb gene encoding espin-like protein, with amino-acid sequence MLEEVPIVDVILADIDSLVPTHDEAGRPIAEWKRQVMVRQLQVRLQDEEEQRRQDMPNGYTDVDEWKYSQAHNAVLGPFGELLTEDDLVYLHQQIENVSLQKRYQAYELELTRLTEELRAILPDPIVNISLNKDVLQQMDAEGRLTLPVWCSRVSEIVKSMSVLVANLNQTTDGCRIPHIGMASAFSHRLESNSYSKTRRERVEREIQQSGVSVRNLRSNFERQIGSIYPFAGIVKGGQGFKNQLVVGASGINNQNANTGLSCEVSHNDSPKKLVPVMETTSLRKERIVVLFLSHWKKSAYAISVRAARQRQGQEAVTAAPPQQRITSMFQFCQQRGAVDKMLNSWRNKLELKDAQTSCLSSSNTSQNPSPQVTYSPEQFLPDVDGVAMTHDNLTLDLFMLGYFHILEQELSSEERKMRHLLCFEVFDHVGSYPWEKVRDFHKAVLQEIQAGRRQWSDGFEDIKVHFFGDSKLCRCPPSSSPSSLLPDSRLVPKVIVQTATPDEGCSDTDVACFNNEDICKYIDRSFAFWKEKEAELFDFEH; translated from the exons ATGTTGGAGGAGGTACCAATCGTCGATGTGATCCTAGCTGACATCGATTCCCTGGTGCCCACTCACGATGAAGCTGGTCGCCCCATAGCAGAGTGGAAACGACAGGTGATGGTGCGGCAGCTGCAGGTCAGACTGCAGGATGAGGAGGAACAAAGGAGACAG GACATGCCTAATGGCTACACAGATGTGGATGAATGGAAGTACTCCCAAGCCCATAATGCAGTCTTGGGGCCCTTTGGTGAGCTCCTAACAGAAGATGACCTGGTGTACCTGCATCAACAAATCGAGAACGTGTCACTGCAGAAGCGCTACCAGGCCTATGAGCTGGAGCTGACCAGGCTGACCGAAGAACTGAGAGCGATTTTACCTGATCCTATTGTAAACATTTCCCTTAACAAAGATGTCCTACAGCAGATGGATGCAGAAGGTCGTCTGACCCTGCCAGTGTGGTGCAGTCGTGTCTCAGAGATTGTCAAGAGTATGTCAGTGCTGGTGGCTAATCTGAACCAAACCACAGA TGGATGTCGGATACCTCACATAGGGATGGCGTCGGCTTTTAGCCATCGTTTGGAGAGCAACAGCTACAGCAAAACACGGAGAGAAAGGGTGGAGAGGGAGATCCAACAGTCTGGGGTGTCAGTCAGAAACCTCAGATCCAACTTTGAACGTCAGATTGGAAGTATTTATCCCTTTGCTGGAATTGTGAAAGGAGGCCAGGGGTTCAAGAACCAATTAGTGGTCGGAGCTTCAGGAATAAACAACCAGAATGCCAACACAGGCCTCAGCTGTGAGGTTAGCCACAATGATTCTCCTAAAAAACTTGTACCTGTGATGGAGACTACCAGCTTAAGGAAGGAGCGTATTGTAGTGCTGTTCCTGAGCCACTGGAAGAAGTCTGCTTATGCTATTTCAGTGAGAGCAGCGAGGCAAAGACAGGGACAGGAGGCAGTGACAGCAGCACCGCCTCAACAGAGGATCACCTCCATGTTTCAGTTCTGCCAACAGCGAGGTGCTGTGGACAAGATGCTAAACTCTTGGAGGAATAAACTAGAACTCAAAGATGCACAAACATCTTGTTTGTCCTCCTCTAACACCTCgcaaaatccttctcctcaggTAACCTACTCCCCAGAGCAATTCCTGCCAGATGTGGATGGTGTTGCAATGACCCATGATAACTTGACCCTTGATCTATTCATGCTGGGATACTTCCACATCTTAGAGCAAGAATTGTCGTctgaggagaggaagatgaggcaTCTCCTCTGCTTTGAAGTTTTTGACCATGTCGGCAGTTACCCGTGGGAGAAGGTGCGGGACTTCCACAAGGCTGTTCTCCAGGAAATCCAGGCCGGGAGGCGACAGTGGAGTGATGGCTTCGAGGACATCAAAGTTCACTTTTTTGGGGACTCGAAACTGTGCCGCtgtccaccatcatcatcgcCATCATCACTGTTGCCAGATTCCAGACTTGTACCTAAGGTTATAGTTCAAACTGCTACTCCAGATGAGGGTTGTAGTGACACAGACGTTGCCTGTTTCAACAATGAAGacatttgtaaatatattgACCGCAGCTTTGCTTTCTGGAAAGAGAAGGAGGCAGAGCTGTTTGACTTTGAACATTAG